From Pseudomonas sp. stari2, a single genomic window includes:
- a CDS encoding DUF1329 domain-containing protein, translated as MFHTSRLTKTTLALVLGLATGSALAAISPQQAEQLKTSLTPMGAERAGNAAGTIPAWTGGITQAPAGYKPGQHHPDPYASDKPLFTISKANLDQYKAHLTPGQIALFNSYPDTFQMPVYPSRRSGSAPQWLYDNTLKNATSAKLLEGGSGFADAYGGVPFPVPKDGVEVLWNHITRYRGIYVVRRASEAPVQRNGSFALVTSQQEGFFNYYRPGGQFADLKNILFYYLAFVKSPARLAGGAALVHETLDQLKDARQAWIYDAGQRRVRRAPNLAYDTPIASSDGLRTADDTDLFNGSPDRFDWKLKGKQEIYIPYNNYKVGSPDVKYAQLLTPGHLNPHYTRYELHRVWVVEGTLKPGARHVYSKRVLFLDEDSWGAALVDQYDGRGELWRVSMAYLKNFYDLPTTWSALDVFHDLQARRYYVQNLDNEEASTVDFSQPVPEDSYFMPSALRQRGTR; from the coding sequence ATGTTTCACACTTCACGATTGACCAAAACCACGCTGGCGCTCGTCCTCGGCCTGGCCACCGGCAGTGCACTGGCGGCCATCTCGCCCCAGCAAGCCGAACAACTGAAAACCTCGCTCACCCCCATGGGTGCCGAGCGCGCCGGCAATGCTGCCGGCACCATCCCGGCCTGGACCGGCGGCATCACCCAGGCCCCGGCGGGCTACAAACCCGGCCAGCATCACCCCGATCCGTACGCGTCGGACAAACCGCTGTTCACCATCAGCAAGGCCAATCTCGACCAGTACAAGGCGCATCTCACACCGGGACAGATTGCCCTGTTCAACAGCTACCCCGACACCTTCCAGATGCCGGTCTATCCTTCGCGCCGATCCGGCTCGGCACCGCAGTGGCTGTATGACAACACCCTGAAGAATGCGACCTCGGCCAAACTGCTGGAGGGTGGCAGCGGGTTCGCCGATGCCTATGGCGGCGTGCCGTTTCCGGTGCCCAAGGACGGGGTCGAAGTGCTGTGGAATCACATCACTCGCTATCGCGGCATCTACGTCGTTCGCCGAGCTTCCGAAGCACCGGTGCAACGCAACGGCAGCTTCGCGCTGGTGACCTCGCAGCAGGAAGGTTTCTTCAACTACTACCGCCCGGGCGGCCAGTTCGCCGACCTGAAAAACATCCTGTTCTACTACCTCGCCTTCGTGAAAAGCCCGGCCCGCCTCGCCGGTGGTGCCGCGCTGGTGCACGAGACACTGGACCAGCTCAAGGACGCCCGCCAGGCCTGGATCTATGACGCCGGCCAACGCCGCGTCCGCCGCGCACCGAACCTCGCCTACGACACGCCGATCGCCTCCTCCGATGGCCTGCGCACCGCAGACGACACCGACCTGTTCAACGGCTCGCCGGACCGCTTCGACTGGAAGCTCAAGGGCAAGCAGGAAATCTACATCCCCTACAACAACTACAAAGTCGGCAGCCCCGACGTCAAATACGCCCAACTGCTCACCCCCGGCCACCTCAACCCGCATTACACCCGCTACGAACTGCACCGGGTCTGGGTGGTGGAAGGCACGCTCAAGCCGGGCGCGCGGCATGTCTATTCCAAGCGAGTGCTGTTTCTGGATGAAGACAGCTGGGGCGCCGCGCTGGTGGACCAGTACGACGGGCGAGGGGAGTTGTGGCGCGTATCGATGGCCTACCTGAAAAACTTCTACGACCTGCCCACCACCTGGAGCGCACTCGACGTCTTCCACGACTTGCAGGCCCGCCGGTACTACGTGCAGAACCTGGATAACGAAGAAGCCTCCACCGTCGACTTCTCGCAACCGGTGCCGGAAGATTCGTATTTCATGCCGTCGGCGTTGCGGCAGCGGGGGACTCGGTGA
- a CDS encoding Arc family DNA-binding protein: protein MNSITIRLDEQMTEQLRIAAAQNGHSMEDEARQTLENALATVDRAGGLGTRIHNRFGAMGGVELDLPSRSENLSG, encoded by the coding sequence ATGAATAGCATCACTATTCGACTCGACGAGCAGATGACAGAGCAACTGCGTATCGCTGCCGCCCAAAACGGCCATTCCATGGAGGACGAAGCGCGGCAGACTCTGGAGAACGCGTTGGCTACGGTTGATCGAGCTGGCGGGTTAGGTACTCGGATACACAATCGATTCGGCGCCATGGGTGGCGTCGAGCTCGATCTGCCATCACGTTCAGAAAACCTCAGCGGCTGA
- a CDS encoding DUF1302 domain-containing protein: MINTRLRLSGAALPGVGLAGLLQLCAVDAVQAAEFSVLDNQVTGSLDTTLSYGRLWRVQGRDKNNDDVNTNDGNRNFETGLVSEVYKITSELEANYQNYGMFLRGTAFYDTQLMDKRNDYYHNNSPSQPSQSYPQDDRFTSQTRDIAGSRIEMLDAYVHGSWDVAQMPVTARVGRQVFNWGEGIFYRGGINTTNPVDAAKYRLPGAEVKEVLMPVEAVSFNIGLTDNLTMESFYQTNWKETRIDPVGTFYSQTDLFADGGNTAYNNFSGTALDTPVPGFGNVIGLYSALGNNPLLGPALKSTGLYANGVTPTYGNTLKVASIGKDYNARNDGQFGFAFRYIAEELNSTEFGLYMVNYHAKEPTIAADLGGYKGIDMNALTNMLSSVAGSQAGALANGLATADVMGNIQAHRRYAEDIRMYGFSFNTTLGSASVFGELAYRPNLPIGIAATNDLIGDLANGAAAAVSGKAINVGGQMVTLDSQINNAERVEAFNTSLGSIYNFGPTLSFDSMFGIFELASEHLRGSSLQYIAYDGSTRYYAGTGNTSYVSGGDRDDQVNRNSYSYTVMFNGTWNDVYAGINVSPYVVYKDDFKGNSYQAGNAIDGRKAYTLGVKANFQNKLEAELQYTEFWGGGQNNGIRDRDNVGFNLKYFL, translated from the coding sequence ATGATCAACACTCGATTGCGCCTGTCTGGCGCAGCGCTCCCCGGTGTCGGTTTGGCAGGGCTGCTGCAACTCTGCGCAGTCGATGCGGTGCAGGCCGCCGAGTTCAGCGTGCTGGACAATCAGGTCACCGGCTCGCTCGACACGACCTTGTCCTACGGCCGCCTGTGGCGGGTCCAGGGCCGGGACAAGAACAATGATGACGTCAACACCAACGACGGCAATCGCAACTTCGAAACCGGGCTGGTTTCCGAGGTGTACAAGATCACTTCGGAGCTGGAGGCCAACTACCAGAACTACGGGATGTTCTTGCGCGGCACCGCGTTCTACGACACTCAGTTGATGGACAAGCGCAACGACTACTACCACAACAACAGCCCGTCGCAGCCGAGCCAGAGTTATCCCCAGGACGACCGTTTCACCAGCCAGACCCGCGACATCGCCGGCAGCCGGATCGAAATGCTCGACGCCTACGTTCATGGCAGCTGGGATGTTGCCCAAATGCCGGTGACGGCGCGGGTAGGGCGTCAGGTGTTCAACTGGGGCGAGGGAATTTTCTATCGCGGCGGGATCAACACCACCAACCCGGTGGACGCCGCCAAGTACCGCTTGCCCGGCGCTGAAGTCAAGGAAGTGCTGATGCCGGTGGAGGCGGTCAGCTTCAACATCGGCCTGACCGACAACCTGACCATGGAGAGCTTCTACCAGACCAACTGGAAGGAAACCCGCATCGATCCGGTCGGCACCTTCTACTCGCAGACCGACCTGTTCGCCGACGGCGGCAACACCGCTTACAACAACTTCAGCGGCACTGCCCTCGATACGCCGGTGCCGGGGTTCGGCAATGTCATCGGCCTGTACAGCGCATTGGGCAACAACCCGTTGCTCGGCCCGGCGCTGAAATCCACCGGCCTCTACGCCAACGGCGTGACCCCGACCTATGGCAACACCCTCAAGGTGGCGTCCATCGGCAAGGATTACAACGCACGCAACGACGGTCAGTTCGGCTTCGCCTTTCGCTACATCGCCGAAGAGCTCAACAGCACCGAGTTCGGGTTGTACATGGTCAACTACCACGCCAAGGAGCCGACCATCGCCGCCGACCTTGGCGGCTACAAGGGTATCGACATGAATGCCTTGACCAACATGCTCTCCAGCGTGGCCGGCAGTCAGGCCGGGGCCCTCGCCAACGGGCTGGCGACTGCCGATGTGATGGGCAACATCCAGGCCCATCGGCGGTATGCCGAAGACATCCGCATGTACGGTTTCAGCTTCAACACCACGCTGGGCAGTGCCTCGGTGTTCGGTGAGCTGGCCTATCGACCGAATCTGCCCATCGGCATCGCCGCCACCAACGACTTGATCGGCGATCTGGCCAACGGCGCTGCGGCGGCGGTGTCCGGCAAGGCCATTAACGTCGGCGGGCAAATGGTCACCCTCGACAGCCAGATCAACAACGCCGAGCGGGTGGAGGCGTTCAACACCTCGCTGGGCAGCATCTACAACTTCGGCCCGACGCTGTCGTTCGACTCGATGTTCGGCATCTTCGAACTGGCCTCCGAGCACCTGCGCGGCAGCAGCCTGCAATACATCGCCTACGACGGCAGCACCCGTTACTACGCCGGCACCGGCAACACTTCGTACGTGTCCGGCGGTGATCGCGACGATCAGGTCAACCGAAACTCCTACAGCTACACGGTGATGTTCAACGGCACCTGGAACGACGTGTACGCCGGGATCAACGTCTCGCCCTACGTCGTCTACAAGGACGACTTCAAGGGCAACAGCTATCAGGCCGGCAACGCCATCGACGGGCGAAAGGCCTACACGCTGGGCGTCAAGGCCAACTTCCAGAACAAGCTCGAAGCCGAACTGCAGTACACCGAGTTCTGGGGCGGCGGGCAGAACAACGGCATTCGCGACCGCGACAACGTCGGGTTCAACCTCAAGTATTTCTTGTGA